The following are from one region of the Melaminivora suipulveris genome:
- a CDS encoding MFS transporter, with product MAIATTPLTVKKAVPRPMSPEEKKVIFASSLGTVFEWYDFYLYGSLAAIIAKQFFSGLDAGAAFIFALLAFAAGFLVRPFGALVFGRLGDMIGRKYTFLVTILIMGVSTFIVGVLPSYASIGMAAPVILIALRMLQGLALGGEYGGAATYVAEHAPNGRRGAYTSWIQTTATLGLFLSLLVILGTRTVLGEAVFNDWGWRIPFLVSILLLAVSVWIRLSLSESPAFQKMKAEGKTSKAPLSESFGQWKNLKIVILALVGLTAGQAVVWYTGQFYALFFLTQQLKVDAVAANLMIAAALLIGTPFFVIFGTLSDKIGRKPIIMLGCVLAVLTYFPVFKALTEAANPDLAHAQANAGVIVTADPATCSFQGNPVAREIDFKSSCDIAKRYLVQNSVSYDNVAGPAGSPAVVKIGDKTVTAPTGKVANHKFDAESATAIAAFKKEMAEDLKLAGYPTKADPAKINKLMVLVILSYLVILVTMVYGPIAAMLVELFPTRIRYTSMSLPYHIGNGWFGGLLPTTSFALVASAGNMYSGLWYPIVIAGMTAIVGTLFLPETKDVDIYADN from the coding sequence ATGGCTATCGCCACCACTCCGCTGACCGTCAAAAAGGCAGTGCCCCGGCCCATGTCGCCGGAAGAAAAGAAGGTCATCTTCGCCTCGTCCCTCGGCACCGTGTTCGAGTGGTATGACTTCTATCTGTACGGCTCGCTGGCGGCCATCATCGCCAAGCAGTTCTTCAGCGGCCTGGATGCGGGCGCGGCCTTCATCTTCGCGCTGCTGGCCTTCGCGGCGGGCTTCCTCGTGCGGCCCTTCGGCGCGCTGGTGTTCGGCCGCCTGGGCGACATGATCGGGCGCAAGTACACCTTCCTGGTCACCATCCTGATCATGGGCGTGTCCACCTTCATCGTCGGCGTGCTGCCGTCGTATGCCTCCATCGGCATGGCGGCGCCGGTCATCCTGATCGCGCTGCGCATGCTGCAGGGCCTGGCCCTGGGCGGTGAGTACGGCGGCGCCGCCACCTACGTGGCCGAGCATGCGCCCAACGGCCGCCGCGGCGCCTATACGTCGTGGATCCAGACCACGGCCACGCTGGGCCTGTTCCTGTCGCTGCTGGTCATCCTGGGCACGCGCACGGTGCTGGGCGAGGCGGTGTTCAATGACTGGGGCTGGCGCATCCCCTTCCTGGTGTCCATCCTGCTGCTGGCCGTGTCGGTGTGGATCCGCCTGTCGCTGTCCGAGTCGCCTGCCTTCCAGAAGATGAAGGCCGAGGGCAAGACCTCCAAGGCACCCCTGTCCGAGTCCTTCGGCCAGTGGAAGAACCTGAAGATCGTGATCCTGGCGCTGGTGGGCCTGACGGCCGGCCAGGCCGTGGTCTGGTACACGGGCCAGTTCTACGCGCTGTTCTTCCTGACCCAGCAGCTCAAGGTCGACGCCGTCGCGGCCAACCTGATGATCGCCGCGGCGCTCTTGATCGGCACGCCGTTTTTCGTGATCTTCGGCACGCTGTCGGACAAGATCGGCCGCAAGCCCATCATCATGCTGGGCTGCGTGCTGGCCGTGCTGACCTACTTCCCGGTCTTCAAGGCCTTGACCGAAGCCGCCAACCCCGATCTGGCCCACGCCCAGGCCAACGCCGGCGTGATCGTCACGGCCGACCCGGCAACCTGCTCCTTCCAGGGCAACCCGGTGGCGCGCGAGATCGACTTCAAGAGCTCGTGCGACATCGCCAAGCGCTACCTGGTGCAGAACTCGGTCAGCTATGACAACGTGGCCGGCCCGGCCGGCTCGCCCGCCGTGGTCAAGATCGGCGACAAGACCGTCACCGCGCCCACGGGCAAAGTCGCCAACCACAAGTTCGACGCGGAGAGTGCCACCGCCATTGCCGCCTTCAAGAAGGAGATGGCCGAGGACCTGAAGCTGGCCGGCTACCCGACCAAGGCAGACCCGGCCAAGATCAACAAGCTGATGGTCCTGGTCATCCTGAGCTACCTGGTGATCCTGGTGACCATGGTCTACGGGCCGATCGCCGCCATGCTGGTCGAGCTGTTTCCCACGCGCATCCGCTACACCTCGATGAGCCTGCCGTATCACATCGGCAATGGCTGGTTCGGCGGCCTGCTGCCCACCACCTCGTTCGCCCTGGTGGCCTCGGCCGGCAACATGTACAGCGGCCTGTGGTACCCCATCGTCATCGCCGGCATGACGGCGATCGTCGGCACGCTGTTCCTGCCCGAGACCAAGGACGTGGACATCTACGCCGACAACTGA
- a CDS encoding excinuclease ABC subunit UvrA has protein sequence MTHGLIRIHGARQHNLKNLDLDIRTGELTVVTGVSGSGKSSLVFDTLYAEGQRRYVETFSAYARQFLDRMDKPAVDKVEGVPPAIAIDQTNPVRSSRSTVGTMTEVNDHLKLLFARAGQLFDRQTAQAVRHDTPDSIYADLTVRAAAAVDPRLAVTFAVELPGNTSAEEVQQWLSASGYTRVHAEREIATPTGPKKLLDVVADRFRIASAERARVVEAIESALHRGGGRMSVHALAGDEGGEAQVWKFSTGLHCPESDLRYVEPIPSMFSFNSPAGACETCRGFGRVIGVDWGLVVPDERLTLRAGAIKTLQTPAWKENQDDLLRYAEAAGIPRDTPWYKLTEEQKHWVIDGAPGFKSGNWSRQWYGVRRFFEYLESKAYKMHIRVLLSKYRSYTQCPTCAGARLKTDSLLWRVGSKPAADAVLAPQQRFMPQGVAWTRAQLEALPGLCLHDLMLLPIERLRRFFALVEAGASTIPPAAAPLTPSPSGGGQGWGPAEAGSTDDAPMPAGPHPHPLPEGGGASQEDSADAQALRLILEEIHARLRYLTDAGLGYLTLDRQSRTLSGGEVQRINLTTALGTSLVNTLFVLDEPSIGLHPRDMHRITEAMLRLKDAGNTLVVVEHDPAVMLAADRVLDFGPGPGEQGGRIVFDGTVAELRHADTLTGQYLGGRRQVSAGLKRLVTEATPRLILEGAREHNLKNITVDFPLQRLVSVTGVSGSGKSTLIQDVLAPALMRHFGRATETPGAHDRLLGADHLADVVFVDQSPIGKTARSNPASYVGAWDAIREIFAAAPLSRERGYTAPKFSFNSGDGRCPTCGGSGFEHVEMQFLSDVYLRCPDCDGKRYRPEVLEVRIERGGRLLNVADVLELTVAEAAQCFAADRDVVRALTPIVDVGLEYVRLGQPVPTLSGGEAQRLKLAGFLAEAARSASKSRQALARKGTLFLFDEPTTGLHFDDIAKLMRALRKLLDAGHSLILIEHNLDVIRASDWVIDLGPEAGDKGGELVTEGPPEEVRQHPTSHTAAALREYEQALGEGSHAVHEARNFLLPPPGGGRDGGWRASGVPGGGASVAGPHPNPPPEGEGATAGEGAIEIVNAREHNLKGLSVAIPRGQFNVITGVSGSGKSTLAFDILFNEGQRRYLESLNAYARSIVQPAGRPEVDAVYGIPPTVAIEQRLSRGGRKSTVGTTTEVWHYLRLLYVKLGVQHCVHDGAPVQPQTMESIAAQLLTQFRGQCIGLMAPLVMNRKGVYTELADWARPRGYTHLRVDGEFLPTAGFPRLDRFKEHTVELPVASVRVDAAHEDELRTHLAKALELGKGQVHVLAGIEGLEAALRDGRPTAGIGRVAAFSTKRACPVCATSYAELDPRLFSYNSKHGWCPDCVGTGVQLTREQRAVLDDSAPADKSQGREQTFAEPEVEDLAGHACPTCGGTRLNPVARAVLFAGTPITGVARLSVHQVRAWIESLALSGREQEIARDLIPEIKGRLDFLQEVGLPYLTLDRGAPTLSGGEAQRIRLAAQLGSNLQGVCYVLDEPTIGLHARDNAILLNALKQLGDKGNTLVVVEHDEDTIRRADHIIDIGPSAGKRGGRLVAQGSVADIEAAADSQTGRYLLHAMRHPQQPRRPVLPARARSDGAISESASVLLPLPLGEGGGEGQPAMQTIAIGAIDTPAKGQKRSKSAKKQALEVASCAGVASSPHPNPLPEGEGAREAPAWLTVQGAFLHNLQHVTARVPLKRLVAITGVSGSGKSTLARDVLLANVAAWVGQRQTRAGREAMDAGHAPPLVGCTGLSGFETIDRVLEVDQTPIGKTPRSCPATYIGFWDTVRKLFAETLEAKARGYGPGRFSFNTGAGRCPGCEGQGVRTIEMAFLPDVKVPCEVCHGARFNPETLAVTWRGKSIGDVLQMEVDEAVEFFASMPAIAHPLQLLKDVGLGYLTLGQPSPTLSGGEAQRIKLVTELTKVRDEVGRRGQKAPHTLYVLDEPTVGLHMADVHRLVQVLHRLVNAGHSVLVIEHDLDVIAEADWVIDLGPEGGSGGGQIVAAATPEDVVRAGTHTGVALAPVLAR, from the coding sequence ATGACCCACGGCCTCATCCGCATCCACGGCGCCCGCCAGCACAACCTCAAGAACCTCGACCTCGACATCCGCACCGGTGAACTCACCGTGGTCACGGGCGTGAGCGGCTCGGGCAAGTCCAGCCTGGTCTTCGACACGCTCTATGCCGAAGGCCAGCGGCGCTACGTGGAGACCTTCAGCGCCTACGCGCGCCAGTTCCTGGACCGCATGGACAAGCCGGCCGTGGACAAGGTCGAGGGCGTGCCGCCGGCGATCGCCATCGACCAGACCAATCCGGTGCGCAGCTCGCGCTCCACCGTGGGCACGATGACCGAGGTCAACGACCACTTGAAGCTGCTGTTCGCCCGCGCCGGCCAGCTGTTCGACCGCCAGACCGCCCAAGCCGTGCGCCACGATACGCCGGACAGCATCTACGCCGACTTGACCGTGCGTGCGGCCGCTGCGGTCGATCCGCGCCTGGCGGTCACCTTCGCGGTCGAACTGCCGGGCAATACCAGCGCCGAGGAGGTGCAGCAGTGGCTGTCCGCCAGCGGCTACACCCGCGTGCACGCCGAGCGCGAGATCGCCACCCCCACCGGCCCGAAGAAGCTGCTGGACGTGGTGGCCGACCGCTTTCGCATCGCCAGCGCCGAGCGCGCGCGCGTGGTCGAGGCCATAGAGTCCGCGCTGCACCGCGGCGGCGGGCGCATGAGCGTGCATGCGCTGGCGGGCGACGAGGGCGGCGAGGCGCAGGTCTGGAAGTTCTCGACGGGACTGCACTGCCCTGAGAGCGACCTGCGCTACGTCGAGCCCATTCCCTCGATGTTCAGCTTCAACTCGCCCGCCGGCGCCTGCGAGACCTGCCGCGGCTTTGGCCGGGTGATCGGCGTGGACTGGGGCCTGGTCGTGCCCGACGAGCGCCTGACCTTGCGCGCAGGCGCCATCAAGACCTTGCAGACCCCGGCCTGGAAGGAGAACCAGGACGATTTGCTGCGCTACGCCGAGGCCGCCGGCATCCCGCGCGACACGCCCTGGTACAAGCTGACCGAGGAGCAAAAGCACTGGGTCATCGACGGCGCGCCGGGGTTCAAGAGCGGCAACTGGAGCCGGCAGTGGTATGGCGTGCGGCGCTTTTTCGAGTACCTGGAAAGCAAGGCCTACAAGATGCACATCCGGGTGCTGCTGTCCAAGTACCGCAGCTACACCCAGTGCCCGACCTGCGCCGGCGCGCGCCTGAAAACCGACAGCCTGCTGTGGCGCGTGGGCAGCAAGCCGGCCGCCGACGCCGTGCTGGCGCCGCAGCAGCGCTTCATGCCGCAGGGCGTCGCGTGGACGCGCGCGCAACTCGAGGCGCTGCCGGGCCTGTGCCTGCACGATTTGATGCTGCTGCCCATCGAGCGGCTGCGGCGCTTTTTTGCGCTGGTGGAGGCGGGCGCTTCTACCATTCCGCCAGCCGCAGCTCCTCTTACTCCCTCCCCCTCCGGGGGAGGACAGGGGTGGGGGCCAGCCGAGGCTGGCTCGACCGACGACGCGCCCATGCCAGCCGGCCCTCACCCCCACCCTCTCCCAGAGGGAGGGGGGGCAAGTCAGGAAGACAGCGCCGACGCCCAGGCGCTGCGCCTGATCCTGGAGGAAATCCACGCCCGCCTGCGCTACCTGACCGACGCCGGACTGGGTTACCTGACGCTGGACCGCCAAAGCCGCACCCTGTCCGGCGGCGAGGTGCAGCGCATCAACCTGACCACCGCCCTGGGCACCAGTCTGGTCAACACCCTGTTCGTGCTCGACGAGCCCAGCATCGGCCTGCACCCGCGCGACATGCACCGCATCACCGAGGCCATGCTGCGCCTGAAAGACGCCGGCAACACCCTGGTGGTGGTCGAGCACGACCCGGCCGTCATGCTGGCCGCCGACCGGGTGCTGGACTTCGGCCCCGGCCCCGGCGAGCAGGGCGGGCGCATCGTCTTCGACGGCACGGTGGCCGAGCTGCGCCACGCCGACACGCTCACCGGCCAGTACCTGGGCGGGCGCCGCCAGGTCAGCGCGGGGCTGAAGCGCCTGGTCACCGAGGCCACGCCGCGCCTGATCCTGGAGGGCGCGCGCGAGCACAACCTGAAGAACATCACGGTGGACTTTCCGCTGCAGCGCCTGGTCAGCGTGACCGGCGTGTCCGGCTCGGGCAAGTCCACGCTGATCCAGGACGTGCTGGCGCCGGCGCTGATGCGCCATTTCGGCCGCGCCACCGAGACGCCTGGCGCACACGACCGCCTGCTGGGCGCGGACCACCTGGCGGACGTGGTGTTCGTGGACCAGTCGCCGATCGGCAAGACGGCGCGCTCCAACCCGGCGAGCTACGTGGGCGCGTGGGACGCCATCCGCGAGATCTTCGCCGCCGCGCCGCTGTCGCGCGAGCGCGGCTACACCGCGCCGAAGTTCAGCTTCAACTCGGGCGACGGGCGCTGCCCGACCTGCGGCGGCTCGGGCTTCGAGCACGTGGAGATGCAGTTCCTGTCGGACGTGTACCTGCGCTGCCCGGACTGCGACGGCAAGCGCTACCGGCCCGAAGTGCTGGAAGTGCGCATCGAGCGCGGCGGCCGTCTGCTGAACGTGGCCGACGTGCTGGAGCTCACCGTGGCCGAGGCGGCGCAGTGCTTCGCGGCCGACCGCGACGTGGTGCGCGCCCTCACGCCCATCGTGGACGTGGGCCTGGAATACGTGCGCCTGGGCCAGCCCGTGCCCACCCTCTCGGGTGGCGAGGCGCAGCGCCTGAAGCTCGCCGGCTTCCTGGCCGAGGCGGCGCGCAGCGCGTCCAAATCGCGCCAGGCGCTGGCCAGGAAGGGCACGCTGTTCCTGTTCGACGAGCCCACCACCGGCCTGCATTTCGACGACATCGCCAAGCTGATGCGGGCGCTTCGCAAGCTGCTGGACGCCGGCCACTCGCTGATCCTGATCGAGCACAACCTGGACGTGATCCGGGCCAGCGACTGGGTCATCGACCTGGGGCCGGAGGCAGGGGACAAAGGCGGCGAGCTGGTCACCGAAGGCCCGCCCGAGGAGGTGCGCCAGCATCCCACGTCGCACACCGCCGCCGCGCTGCGCGAGTACGAGCAGGCGCTGGGCGAGGGCAGCCACGCCGTGCACGAGGCGCGGAATTTTCTCCTTCCCCCTCCGGGGGGAGGCAGGGATGGGGGCTGGCGTGCAAGTGGCGTGCCGGGTGGTGGAGCGAGCGTTGCTGGCCCCCACCCCAACCCTCCCCCAGAGGGGGAGGGGGCAACAGCCGGGGAGGGGGCCATCGAAATCGTCAACGCCCGCGAGCACAACCTCAAGGGCCTGAGCGTGGCCATCCCGCGCGGGCAGTTCAACGTCATCACCGGCGTCTCCGGCTCGGGCAAGTCCACGTTGGCCTTCGACATCCTGTTCAACGAGGGCCAGCGCCGCTACCTGGAATCGCTTAACGCCTACGCCCGCTCCATCGTGCAGCCAGCCGGGCGCCCCGAGGTGGACGCCGTCTACGGCATCCCGCCCACCGTGGCCATCGAGCAGCGCCTGTCGCGCGGCGGCCGAAAGAGCACCGTGGGCACCACCACCGAGGTCTGGCACTACCTGCGCCTGTTGTACGTCAAGCTGGGCGTGCAGCACTGCGTGCACGACGGCGCGCCGGTGCAGCCGCAGACCATGGAGAGCATCGCCGCGCAGCTGCTCACGCAGTTTCGCGGCCAGTGCATCGGGCTGATGGCACCGCTGGTCATGAACCGCAAGGGCGTCTATACCGAGCTGGCCGACTGGGCGCGCCCGCGCGGCTACACGCATTTGCGCGTCGATGGCGAGTTCCTGCCCACGGCGGGCTTTCCGCGCCTGGACCGCTTCAAGGAGCACACGGTAGAGCTGCCGGTGGCCAGCGTGCGCGTCGATGCCGCCCATGAGGACGAGCTACGCACGCACCTTGCCAAGGCGCTGGAGCTGGGCAAGGGCCAGGTACACGTGCTGGCCGGCATCGAGGGGTTGGAAGCTGCCCTGCGTGATGGACGGCCCACAGCCGGCATCGGCCGCGTGGCGGCGTTTTCCACCAAGCGTGCCTGCCCGGTCTGCGCCACCAGCTACGCCGAGCTGGACCCGCGTCTGTTCTCCTACAACAGCAAGCACGGCTGGTGCCCCGACTGCGTGGGCACGGGCGTGCAGCTGACGCGCGAGCAGCGGGCGGTGCTGGACGACTCCGCCCCGGCAGACAAGAGCCAGGGCCGCGAGCAGACCTTTGCCGAGCCCGAAGTCGAGGACCTGGCCGGCCATGCCTGCCCCACCTGCGGGGGCACGCGGCTGAACCCGGTGGCACGCGCCGTGCTGTTCGCCGGCACGCCGATCACCGGAGTGGCGCGGCTGTCGGTGCACCAGGTGCGGGCGTGGATCGAGTCGCTCGCGCTGTCCGGCCGCGAGCAGGAAATCGCCCGCGACCTGATCCCCGAGATCAAGGGCCGGCTGGACTTCCTGCAGGAAGTCGGCCTGCCCTACCTGACGCTGGACCGCGGCGCGCCCACCCTCTCGGGCGGCGAGGCGCAGCGCATCCGCCTGGCCGCGCAGCTGGGCAGCAATCTGCAGGGCGTGTGCTACGTGCTGGACGAGCCCACCATCGGCCTGCACGCGCGCGACAACGCCATCTTGCTCAACGCGCTCAAACAGCTGGGCGACAAGGGCAACACGCTGGTGGTGGTCGAGCACGACGAGGACACCATCCGCCGGGCCGACCACATCATCGACATCGGCCCCAGCGCCGGCAAGCGCGGCGGGCGCCTGGTGGCGCAAGGCAGCGTGGCCGACATCGAGGCCGCAGCAGACTCGCAAACCGGCCGCTACCTGCTGCACGCCATGCGCCACCCCCAGCAGCCGCGCCGCCCGGTCTTGCCCGCGCGAGCCCGCAGTGATGGCGCAATCTCTGAAAGCGCCTCGGTCTTGCTCCCTCTCCCTCTGGGAGAGGGCGGGGGTGAGGGCCAACCCGCTATGCAAACCATAGCTATAGGCGCAATAGACACGCCGGCAAAAGGCCAAAAACGCTCAAAATCGGCGAAAAAGCAGGCGCTGGAAGTAGCCAGCTGCGCCGGAGTGGCGAGCAGCCCTCACCCCAACCCTCTCCCAGAGGGAGAGGGGGCAAGAGAGGCGCCCGCGTGGCTCACGGTGCAGGGGGCGTTTTTGCACAACCTGCAGCACGTCACCGCGCGCGTTCCACTCAAGCGCCTGGTGGCCATCACCGGCGTGTCCGGCTCGGGCAAATCCACCCTGGCGCGCGACGTACTGCTGGCCAACGTGGCAGCCTGGGTCGGCCAGCGCCAGACCAGGGCCGGCCGCGAGGCGATGGACGCCGGCCATGCGCCGCCCCTGGTCGGCTGCACCGGCCTGTCGGGCTTCGAGACCATCGACCGTGTGCTGGAGGTGGACCAGACGCCCATCGGCAAGACGCCGCGCTCCTGCCCCGCCACCTACATTGGCTTTTGGGACACGGTGCGCAAGCTCTTTGCCGAGACGCTGGAGGCCAAGGCACGAGGCTACGGGCCCGGTCGCTTTTCCTTCAACACCGGCGCCGGCCGCTGCCCTGGGTGCGAAGGCCAGGGCGTGCGCACCATCGAGATGGCCTTCCTGCCCGACGTGAAAGTGCCCTGCGAGGTCTGCCACGGCGCGCGCTTCAACCCCGAGACGCTGGCCGTCACCTGGCGCGGCAAAAGCATCGGCGACGTGCTGCAGATGGAGGTGGACGAGGCGGTGGAGTTCTTCGCCAGCATGCCGGCCATCGCGCACCCGCTGCAATTGCTGAAAGACGTGGGCCTGGGCTACCTGACGCTGGGCCAGCCCTCGCCCACGCTGTCGGGCGGCGAGGCGCAGCGCATCAAGCTGGTGACGGAGCTGACCAAGGTGCGCGACGAGGTCGGCCGGCGCGGCCAGAAGGCGCCGCACACCCTGTATGTGCTGGACGAGCCCACGGTGGGCCTGCACATGGCCGACGTGCACCGGCTGGTCCAGGTGCTGCACCGGCTGGTGAACGCCGGCCACAGCGTGCTGGTCATCGAGCACGACCTGGACGTGATCGCCGAGGCCGACTGGGTCATCGACCTGGGGCCCGAGGGCGGCTCGGGCGGTGGCCAGATCGTCGCCGCGGCAACACCGGAAGACGTGGTGCGCGCCGGCACGCACACCGGCGTGGCGCTGGCGCCGGTGCTGGCGCGATGA
- the pyrC gene encoding dihydroorotase, with translation MTQTAPADTLTLTRPDDWHLHVRDGAPLHTVVPHTAAQFGRAIIMPNLRPPVTSTGQALAYKERILAAVPQGVQFEPLMTLYLTDNLSQDEIARARAAGVVAAKLYPAGATTNSDAGVTDLRKIHPVLEAMQKAGMLLLVHGEVTSPDIDLFDREAVFIEQQLIPLRRDFPELKIVFEHITTREAAQYVSEAGAHTGATITAHHLLYNRNAIFTGGIRPHYYCLPVLKRETHRQALVQAATSGSAQFFLGTDSAPHPAHLKEHASGCAGCYTAHAAIELYAEAFDAAGALDKLEGFASFHGADFYGLPRNQGTITLRREQWTAPESYPFGEAELKPLRGGEALAWRVVG, from the coding sequence ATGACGCAAACCGCCCCCGCCGACACCCTGACCCTCACCCGCCCCGACGACTGGCACCTGCACGTGCGCGACGGCGCGCCGCTGCACACCGTCGTGCCGCACACCGCCGCGCAGTTCGGCCGCGCCATCATCATGCCCAACCTGCGCCCGCCGGTGACGAGCACCGGGCAGGCCCTGGCGTACAAGGAGCGCATCCTCGCCGCAGTGCCGCAGGGCGTGCAGTTCGAGCCCCTGATGACGCTGTACCTGACGGACAACCTGTCGCAGGACGAGATCGCGCGGGCACGCGCCGCCGGCGTGGTCGCCGCCAAGCTCTACCCGGCAGGCGCCACCACCAACAGCGACGCCGGCGTGACCGACCTGCGCAAGATCCACCCCGTGCTGGAGGCCATGCAAAAGGCCGGCATGCTGCTGCTGGTGCACGGAGAGGTGACCAGCCCCGACATCGACCTGTTCGACCGCGAGGCGGTGTTCATCGAGCAGCAGCTGATCCCGCTGCGCCGCGATTTCCCCGAACTCAAGATCGTCTTCGAGCACATCACGACCCGCGAGGCGGCGCAATACGTCAGCGAAGCCGGGGCCCACACCGGCGCCACCATCACCGCCCACCACCTGCTGTACAACCGCAACGCCATCTTCACCGGCGGCATCCGCCCGCACTACTACTGCCTGCCGGTGCTCAAGCGCGAGACGCACCGCCAGGCGCTGGTGCAGGCGGCCACCAGCGGGTCGGCTCAATTCTTCCTCGGCACCGACAGCGCCCCCCACCCGGCCCACCTGAAGGAACACGCCAGCGGCTGCGCCGGCTGCTACACCGCGCACGCCGCCATCGAGCTGTACGCCGAGGCCTTCGACGCCGCCGGTGCGCTGGACAAGCTGGAGGGTTTCGCCAGCTTCCACGGCGCCGATTTCTACGGCCTGCCGCGCAACCAGGGCACCATCACCCTGCGCCGCGAGCAGTGGACGGCGCCCGAGAGCTACCCCTTCGGCGAGGCCGAGCTGAAGCCCCTGCGCGGCGGCGAAGCGCTGGCGTGGCGCGTGGTCGGATGA
- a CDS encoding NYN domain-containing protein yields MAVFIDADNLSDPTALDHVLIDLRKRADRVLYKRAYGRAESLKAIESVLWRHGVRPVANMIVNKVTTDSALVIDAVEAVCSNKIDAVAICSGDADFVPLATWLREKGCQVWCFSLADRIFANPDSFYDDVVLLELVDPSADQPGPAKDGGAAEAMQCMTPSSPAIGFVLPSGAPDTVQRVLQAFPGLLTGQPQHLNQVVTAMRSQGVIGKTTKVVSWFQAYCPHAFQLFPQRAPNRIVYGPLPSVEPTAQLAATRLDGSVMDRLLQAVRLAQGQDGWSSVSAVRMQLGSKTEFDTRAHGCKTLTQLLAISCAFELRAAGTPQVAVRCLRLAT; encoded by the coding sequence ATGGCCGTCTTTATCGATGCCGACAACCTCAGCGATCCGACAGCGCTCGATCACGTGCTGATCGATTTGCGCAAGCGAGCTGACCGTGTGCTCTACAAACGTGCCTATGGCCGTGCGGAGAGCCTCAAAGCGATCGAGTCCGTACTGTGGCGTCACGGTGTACGCCCGGTGGCCAACATGATCGTCAACAAGGTGACTACCGACAGTGCCTTGGTGATTGATGCGGTAGAGGCGGTATGTAGCAACAAAATTGACGCGGTGGCGATTTGCTCCGGGGACGCCGATTTCGTTCCACTGGCCACTTGGCTGCGCGAGAAGGGCTGCCAAGTGTGGTGCTTCAGCCTGGCTGACCGGATTTTTGCCAACCCCGACAGTTTCTATGACGATGTCGTGTTGCTGGAGTTGGTGGACCCTTCAGCGGATCAGCCCGGTCCGGCGAAGGATGGGGGCGCGGCCGAGGCGATGCAGTGCATGACTCCATCGTCGCCTGCCATTGGATTCGTCCTGCCAAGTGGGGCACCCGACACGGTGCAGCGCGTGTTGCAAGCTTTTCCCGGCCTGCTCACGGGACAGCCGCAGCACCTCAACCAAGTGGTCACGGCCATGCGCAGCCAGGGCGTGATCGGCAAGACGACCAAAGTCGTGAGTTGGTTCCAAGCCTATTGCCCGCACGCATTCCAGCTGTTTCCGCAGCGGGCACCCAACCGGATCGTGTACGGACCGCTTCCTTCGGTGGAGCCAACCGCGCAACTGGCGGCGACGCGGCTCGATGGCTCGGTGATGGACCGGTTGCTGCAGGCTGTGCGGCTTGCGCAAGGGCAAGACGGCTGGTCTAGCGTGAGCGCGGTACGGATGCAGCTGGGCAGCAAGACCGAGTTCGATACGCGCGCCCATGGATGCAAAACGCTGACGCAGCTGCTGGCGATTTCATGCGCGTTCGAGCTGCGTGCAGCGGGCACACCCCAGGTAGCAGTACGCTGCCTGCGCTTGGCGACCTGA
- a CDS encoding DUF3025 domain-containing protein → MFSLDWQRPWFTPLADLGQRAAQRVAQGASVAQALNEVLERGRAPDPGVRFISQHALPPGVPYEQFIFEQQRVPTRDNLHDFFNGLVWLHWPQAKRRLNAWQAGAIARDGTGATRGPLRDAITVLDEHGAVLCAPPALAGALAARQWQRAFVELRPLWQQAQLLLFGHALLEKLVFPRKSITAHVLQSPVAVENVANADVWLAAHLSAEVLAAKPFNPVPVLGVPGWDDGNGAPGFYDDPLVFRPPRMA, encoded by the coding sequence GTGTTTTCCCTCGACTGGCAGCGCCCCTGGTTCACGCCCCTGGCCGACCTGGGCCAGCGGGCCGCGCAGCGTGTGGCTCAAGGCGCCAGCGTAGCCCAGGCGCTCAATGAGGTGCTCGAGCGCGGCCGTGCGCCTGATCCGGGCGTGCGTTTCATCAGCCAGCACGCGCTGCCGCCTGGCGTGCCCTACGAGCAGTTCATCTTCGAGCAGCAGCGCGTGCCCACGCGCGACAACCTGCACGACTTCTTCAACGGCCTCGTCTGGCTGCACTGGCCGCAGGCCAAGCGCCGGCTCAACGCCTGGCAGGCCGGGGCCATCGCCAGGGACGGCACCGGCGCCACGCGCGGGCCGCTGCGCGACGCCATCACCGTGCTGGACGAACACGGCGCCGTGCTGTGCGCGCCGCCCGCGCTGGCCGGGGCGCTGGCCGCGCGCCAGTGGCAGCGCGCGTTTGTCGAGCTGCGCCCGCTGTGGCAGCAGGCGCAGCTGCTGCTGTTCGGCCATGCGCTGCTGGAAAAGCTGGTTTTCCCGAGAAAATCCATCACAGCCCACGTCCTGCAATCGCCTGTAGCTGTGGAAAACGTAGCGAATGCCGATGTCTGGCTGGCCGCCCATCTGAGCGCCGAAGTGCTGGCCGCCAAGCCCTTCAATCCGGTGCCGGTTCTGGGTGTACCCGGCTGGGATGACGGCAATGGGGCGCCGGGCTTTTATGATGATCCGCTCGTTTTCCGGCCGCCCCGCATGGCTTGA